One window of Papio anubis isolate 15944 chromosome 10, Panubis1.0, whole genome shotgun sequence genomic DNA carries:
- the LOC101019904 gene encoding 10 kDa heat shock protein, mitochondrial isoform X3 yields the protein MAGQAFRKFLPLFDRVLVERSAAETVTKGGIMLPEKSQGKVLQATVVAVGSGSKGKGGEIQPVSVKVGDKVLLPEYGGTKVVLDDKDYFLFRDGDILGKYLD from the exons ATG GCAGGACAAGCGTTTAGAAAGTTTCTTCCACTCTTTGACCGAGTGTTGGTTGAAAGGAGTGCTGCTGAAACTGTAACCAAAGGAGGCATTATGCTTCCAGAAAAATCTCAAGGAAAAGTATTGCAAGCAACAGTAGTCGCTGTTGGATCGGGTTCTAAAGGAAAG GGTGGAGAGATTCAACCGGTTAGCGTGAAAGTTGGAGATAAAGTTCTTCTGCCAGAGTATGGAGGCACCAAAGTAGTTCTAGATGACAAG GATTATTTCCTATTTAGAGATGGTGACATTCTTGGAAAGTACCTAGACTGA